The following proteins are encoded in a genomic region of Actinomadura sp. NAK00032:
- a CDS encoding AMP-binding protein, protein MESIAALLEARADDDRPGLRAAGGGRAWTWREAVAECAVRAAWMAGRGGAERPVHVGVLLDNVPEMVFLLGGAALSGAVAVALNPTRSAVELAGDAERADCDLVVTQDRYAEKAAALGVPVLDAGALEAELVPFAGAPLPDASAVGPGTLLMLIFTSGTSGRPRAVRVTHRKMVVPGEMLAERMLDPESVVYCPMPLFHSGAVMAAYAPALAAGAELVLRDRFSASGVLPDVRAHGCTYLHYVGKALSYVLATPKGEDDAANPLRFAFGNEAAPLEQKAFGERFGCFVIDGYGSTETAISLSPDPFGPSGALGKLPADVAVLHPATGEPCPPAVFDAAGRVVNGDEAIGELVKTGDMGLFDGYYKEDAPDRVRDGKFWSGDLAYADADGYAYFAGRSADRLRVDGENFGAVQVERVLAELPGARQLAVYGVPDAASGDQVMLALAADGFDPEAFAGYLRGRADLSPKWAPRYVRVARELPATASNKILKRRLAAAGWRTDDPVWWRPGRDLAYRPMTARDAAELRAEFARRGRLHLLEGSG, encoded by the coding sequence GTGGAGAGCATCGCGGCGCTGCTGGAGGCGCGGGCGGACGACGACCGCCCCGGGCTGCGCGCCGCCGGCGGCGGCCGGGCCTGGACCTGGCGGGAGGCCGTCGCCGAGTGCGCGGTCCGCGCCGCCTGGATGGCGGGCCGCGGGGGCGCGGAGCGCCCGGTCCACGTGGGCGTGCTGCTCGACAACGTGCCCGAGATGGTGTTCCTGCTCGGCGGTGCCGCGCTGTCGGGCGCGGTGGCGGTGGCGCTGAACCCGACCCGCAGCGCCGTGGAGCTGGCCGGCGACGCCGAGCGCGCCGACTGCGACCTCGTCGTCACGCAGGACCGCTACGCGGAGAAGGCCGCCGCGCTGGGCGTTCCGGTGCTGGACGCCGGTGCCCTCGAGGCCGAGCTCGTCCCCTTCGCGGGCGCGCCGCTTCCGGACGCCTCGGCGGTCGGCCCCGGGACGCTGCTCATGCTGATCTTCACCTCGGGCACGTCCGGGCGGCCGCGCGCCGTGCGAGTCACCCACCGCAAGATGGTCGTGCCGGGGGAGATGCTCGCCGAGCGCATGCTGGACCCCGAGTCGGTCGTGTACTGCCCGATGCCGCTGTTCCACTCGGGCGCGGTCATGGCGGCGTACGCGCCGGCGCTCGCGGCGGGTGCCGAGCTGGTGCTGCGCGACCGGTTCTCGGCGTCCGGCGTCCTGCCCGACGTGCGCGCGCACGGCTGCACCTACCTGCACTACGTCGGCAAGGCGCTGTCGTACGTGCTGGCCACGCCGAAGGGCGAGGACGACGCGGCCAACCCGCTGCGGTTCGCGTTCGGGAACGAGGCGGCGCCGCTGGAGCAGAAGGCGTTCGGGGAGCGGTTCGGCTGCTTCGTCATCGACGGCTACGGCTCGACCGAGACCGCGATCTCGCTGTCGCCCGACCCGTTCGGGCCGTCCGGGGCGCTCGGGAAGCTGCCGGCGGACGTGGCCGTCCTCCACCCGGCGACCGGCGAGCCGTGCCCGCCCGCCGTGTTCGACGCCGCCGGACGGGTGGTGAACGGCGACGAGGCCATCGGCGAGCTGGTCAAGACCGGTGACATGGGCCTGTTCGACGGCTACTACAAGGAGGACGCCCCCGACCGCGTCCGCGACGGCAAGTTCTGGAGCGGCGACCTCGCCTACGCCGACGCGGACGGATACGCCTATTTCGCGGGGCGCAGTGCCGACCGGCTCCGGGTGGACGGCGAGAACTTCGGCGCCGTCCAGGTCGAGCGGGTCCTGGCGGAGCTGCCCGGCGCGCGGCAGCTCGCCGTGTACGGGGTGCCGGACGCGGCGTCCGGCGACCAGGTGATGCTGGCCCTCGCCGCCGACGGCTTCGACCCCGAGGCGTTCGCCGGCTACCTGCGCGGGCGCGCCGACCTCAGTCCGAAATGGGCGCCCCGGTACGTGCGGGTGGCGCGGGAGCTGCCCGCGACCGCCTCCAACAAGATCCTCAAGCGCCGGCTGGCCGCGGCCGGCTGGCGCACCGACGACCCGGTGTGGTGGCGGCCCGGCCGCGACCTCGCCTACCGGCCGATGACCGCGCGGGACGCGGCCGAACTGCGGGCCGAGTTCGCGCGGCGCGGCCGGCTGCACCTCCTGGAAGGGAGCGGATGA